From the Pomacea canaliculata isolate SZHN2017 linkage group LG4, ASM307304v1, whole genome shotgun sequence genome, one window contains:
- the LOC112562549 gene encoding uncharacterized protein LOC112562549 yields MWTTMILPLILLTVLSCLHAQNSGSAPSQQVQLQSNGMDYALFGYNSLKGCPLTLGYDRGFTFPIFSAQSHVTGDNGGPRGVVQTQDVSCDTSFTSTVVETPYDLTTLLTGTARLGADKWGPPFSASQHFLKFSAELKQNVLVFSTAVCSIYHVKLLLWQPPSFHSSFVDWIIKLNNTDDEDMYLKFLDTYGTHFVSRARFGASITVVHKMEDKVYRRLKEGHVTSAASYVAAALFGQPQTLTSDQQKAANEFRNEVETTTIVVGVPLSYAGNSLTWFTAAKDQPSVIHYDLTSVEVLFSDTLMGNSSLIGSYGIDHVRITNNILAVKAKYCWTLKRQDLTGECQGSSGKTLLSTKLMGKSEDRAAESADQCVEGCYQLPGCVAASFCPECRQTNLSNNCHVFSAGDIQRAVSDPRWQTTILVDKVETFVKLQNTTVVVSSSSQSNISTVTSAQDCLPSCIEDATCLAFTLTDTSGSLITCTRHTDILLSLTQRTGVAVYFLSPLVKKILRSGQTRGLAPSSMYNDWNNAACVIDDECRRENSMCFMNRCRCRPGFFSTLDYTCSATCSLADLHTTFTEYPDSGIRGHSIVTRDGVSLQTCSNLCVGNRVCQSFDFKVTGGRCQLHEVTSLQAQSEWYPQSSRGWTHYQRTCLQFPTLYPGPQWYNSPCNINAVCPEPNSQCVSGRCVCRSHFFLSESTAACYAESCRDWQTTGGRSGVYSIQLAENSNQMRVWCDMDSGDGGWLVFQRRRDGSVSFYRNWTQYENGFGDITGEFWLGLSNLYLLTKGRQQQLHVEIEEKIGGRRYAEYSSFRVEGPETNYRLHVSGYSGNAGDSMALHNGESFSTYDRENDKDARRNCASTFYAAWWYKACYNANLNGQYNGGEDGVGWYHAYNDWRSFAFAEMKLRPA; encoded by the exons CGCCCCCTCACAACAAGTCCAGCTACAATCCAATGGCATGGACTACGCGCTGTTTGGCTACAACAGTCTCAAGGGATGCCCTTTGACACTAGGATATGACCGGGGCTTtacttttcccatcttttctgcacaaagtcacgtgacgggaGACAATGGCGGGCCACGTGGCGTGGTTCAGACCCAggatgtgtcatgtgacacgtcGTTTACGTCGACGGTGGTAGAGACGCCGTACGACCTGACCACGCTGCTGACTGGCACCGCGCGACTCGGTGCTGATAAGTGGGGGCCTCCCTTCTCGGCCAGCCAACACTTTCTAAAGTTCTCAGCggaactgaaacaaaatgtgcTGGTCTTTTCTACCGCTGTGTGCAGTATCTATCACGTGAAGCTGTTACTCTGGCAACCGCCGTCTTTTCATTCATCGTTCGTGGACTGGATCATTAAGCTCAACAACACTGATGACGAGGACATGTACCTGAAGTTCCTTGACACCTACGGCACACACTTCGTGTCACGGGCCCGCTTTGGGGCCTCGATAACAGTCGTGCACAAGATGGAGGATAAGGTTTATCGGCGCCTCAaggagggtcacgtgacgtcagctgctAGCTATGTGGCTGCTGCGCTATTTGGACAACCCCAGACCTTGACCTCTGATCAGCAAAAGGCAGCAAACGAGTTTCGAAATGAAGTGGAGACAACAACGATTGTTGTAGGTGTTCCTCTGTCTTATGCAGGTAACAGTCTGACTTGGTTCACAGCAGCGAAAGATCAACCCTCCGTCATCCACTATGACCTGACCTCTGTGGAGGTTCTCTTCTCAGACACCCTCATGGGTAACTCGAGTCTCATTGGCAGTTATGGTATTGACCACGTCAGGATCACGAACAACATCCTGGCTGTCAAGGCAAAGTACTGTTGGACTCTAAAGAGACAAGACCTGACAGGTGAGTGTCAAGGTAGTTCAGGTAAGACCCTGCTTTCCACAAAGTTGATGGGGAAGTCGGAAGACAGAGCCGCTGAGTCCGCTGACCAGTGTGTTGAGGGATGCTATCAGCTTCCGGGCTGCGTGGCTGCGAGTTTTTGTCCTGAGTGTAGACAGACAAACCTCAGCAAcaactgtcacgtgttcagtgcTGGCGACATACAGAGAGCAGTGAGCGACCCCAGGTGGCAGACGACCATTTTAGTTGACAAAGTGGAGACATTTGTAAAACTACAAAACACCACGGTGGTTGTTAGTTCTAGTTCTCAGTCTAACATCTCTACTGTCACCTCCGCACAGGACTGCTTGCCATCTTGTATTGAAGATGCCACGTGCTTGGCCTTCACCTTGACTGACACTTCCGGGTCCTTAATTACATGCACGCGCCACACAGACATACTTCTGTCTTTGACACAGAGAACAGGTGTCGCTGTGTACTTCCTCTCCCCgctggtaaaaaaaattctcagaaGTGGACAGACGAGAGGCCTTGCTCCCTCCTCCATGTACAACGACTGGAACAACGCAGCCTGTGTCATCGACGACGAGTGTCGTCGGGAAAACTCGATGTGCTTTATGAACAGGTGTCGCTGTCGTCCAGGGTTCTTCTCAACACTTGACTACACGTGCTCTGCCA CTTGTAGCCTAGCTGACCTGCACACCACCTTCACGGAGTACCCTGACAGCGGAATAAGGGGACACAGTATCGTGACACGGGATGGAGTCAGTTTGCAGACGTGCAGCAACCTGTGTGTCGGCAACAGAGTTTGTCAGTCCTTCGATTTCAAAG TCACAGGAGGGCGCTGTCAGCTTCATGAGGTCACCTCGCTCCAGGCTCAATCAGAGTGGTATCCTCAGAGCAGTcgaggctggacccactaccagagaaccTGCCTGCAGTTTCCCACCTTATACCCTGGACCTCAGTGGTACAACTCACCCTGCAACATCAACGCGGTTTGCCCTGAACCCAACAGTCAGTGTGTGTCGGGTAGATGTGTGTGCAGATCTCACTTCTTTTTATCAGAAAGTACTGCCGCCTGTTACGCTG AGTCATGTCGAGACTGGCAGACAACAGGAGGCAGGTCAGGTGTCTACTCCATTCAACTGGCAGAAAACAGTAACCAAATGAGAgtctggtgtgacatggactctggTGATGGAGGGTGGCTG GTGTTCCAGCGACGTAGAGACGGTTCTGTTAGcttctacaggaactggacGCAATATGAAAACGGCTTTGGTGACATCACcggggagttctggctgg GGTTATCGAACCTGTACTTGCTAaccaaagggagacaacagcAACTCCATGTTGAGATCGAAGAGAAGATTGGAGGACGTCGCTACGCTGAGTACTCGTCATTCAGAGTGGAgggtcctgagacaaactacagactgCACGTGTCTGGCTACTCGGGTAATGCAG GTGACAGCATGGCGTTACATAACGGAGAGAGTTTTTCAACTTATGACCGAGAAAACGACAAGGATGCGAGAAGAAACTGTGCCTCTACGTTTTATGCTGCCTGGTGGTACAAGGCTTGTTACAACGCTAACCTTAACGGCCAGTACAATGGGGGTGAAGACGGAGTCGGGTGGTATCACGCGTACAATGATTGGAGAAGCTTCGCATTCGCTGAGATGAAACTGAGACCAGCCTAG